A window of the Procambarus clarkii isolate CNS0578487 chromosome 79, FALCON_Pclarkii_2.0, whole genome shotgun sequence genome harbors these coding sequences:
- the LOC138357642 gene encoding uncharacterized protein, whose translation MSIQPVPGVLLLVETEEIIGIHNGLLLVTAARVPCDDLFDISVRVAIIDQDLSYSSEVLLTLSYSSEVLLTLSYSSEVLLTLSYSSEVLLTLSYSSEVLLTLSYSSEVLLILSYSSEVLLTLSYSSEVLLTLSYSSEVLLTLSYSSEVLLTLSYSSVVLLILSYSSEVLLTLSYSSKVLLTLSYSSEVLLTLSYSSEVLLTLSYSSEVLFTLSYSSEVLLTLSYSSEVLFTLSYSSEVLLTLSYSSEVLLTLSYSSEVLLTLSYSSEVLLTLSYSSEVLLTLSYSSEVLLILSYSSEVLLTLSYSSEVLLTLSYSSEVLLTLSYSSEVLLTLSYSSVVLLILSYSSEVLLTLSYSSKVLLTLSYSSEVLLTLSYSSEVLLTLSYSSEVLFTLSYSSEVLLTLSYSSEVLFTLSYSSEVLLTLSYSSEVLLTLSYSSEVLLTLSYSSEVLLTLSYSSEVLLTLSYSSEVLLILSYSSEVLLTLSYSSEVLLILSYSSEVLLTLSYSSEVLLTLSYSSEVLLTLSYSSEVLLILSYSSEVLLTLSYSSEVLLILSYSSEVLLTLSYSSEVLLILSYSSEVLLNMLPTAAV comes from the coding sequence ATGTCTATACAACCAGTACCTGGGGTTCTACTCTTAGTCGAAACTGAAGAAATCATTGGCATACACAATGGTCTTCTTCTGGTCACGGCGGCTCGCGTTCCATGTGATGATCTCTTCGATATATCAGTTAGAGTAGCcattattgaccaggacctgtctTACTCTAGCGAGGTCCTCCTCACCCTGTCTTACTCTAGCGAGGTCCTCCTCACCCTGTCTTACTCTAGCGAGGTCCTCCTCACCCTGTCTTACTCCAGCGAGGTCCTCCTCACCCTGTCTTACTCCAGCGAGGTCCTCCTCACCCTGTCTTACTCCAGCGAGGTCCTCCTCATCCTGTCTTACTCCAGCGAGGTCCTCCTCACCCTGTCTTACTCTAGCGAGGTCCTCCTCACCCTGTCTTACTCCAGCGAGGTCCTCCTCACCCTGTCTTACTCCAGCGAGGTCCTCCTCACCCTGTCTTACTCCAGCGTGGTCCTCCTCATCCTGTCTTACTCCAGCGAGGTCCTCCTCACCCTGTCTTACTCTAGCAAGGTCCTCCTCACCCTGTCTTACTCCAGCGAGGTCCTCCTCACCCTGTCTTACTCTAGCGAGGTCCTCCTCACTCTGTCTTACTCCAGCGAGGTCCTCTTCACCCTGTCTTACTCTAGCGAGGTCCTCCTCACCCTGTCTTACTCCAGCGAGGTCCTCTTCACCCTGTCTTACTCTAGCGAGGTCCTCCTCACCCTGTCTTACTCCAGCGAGGTCCTCCTCACCCTGTCTTACTCCAGCGAGGTCCTCCTCACCCTGTCTTACTCCAGCGAGGTCCTCCTCACCCTGTCTTACTCTAGCGAGGTCCTCCTCACCCTGTCTTACTCCAGCGAGGTCCTCCTCATCCTGTCTTACTCCAGCGAGGTCCTCCTCACCCTGTCTTACTCTAGCGAGGTCCTCCTCACCCTGTCTTACTCCAGCGAGGTCCTCCTCACCCTGTCTTACTCCAGCGAGGTCCTCCTCACCCTGTCTTACTCCAGCGTGGTCCTCCTCATCCTGTCTTACTCCAGCGAGGTCCTCCTCACCCTGTCTTACTCTAGCAAGGTCCTCCTCACCCTGTCTTACTCCAGCGAGGTCCTCCTCACCCTGTCTTACTCTAGCGAGGTCCTCCTCACCCTGTCTTACTCCAGCGAGGTCCTCTTCACCCTGTCTTACTCTAGCGAGGTCCTCCTCACCCTGTCTTACTCCAGCGAGGTCCTCTTCACCCTGTCTTACTCTAGCGAGGTCCTCCTCACCCTGTCTTACTCCAGCGAGGTCCTCCTCACCCTGTCTTACTCCAGCGAGGTCCTCCTCACCCTGTCTTACTCCAGCGAGGTCCTCCTCACCCTGTCTTACTCTAGCGAGGTCCTCCTCACCCTGTCTTACTCCAGCGAGGTCCTCCTCATCCTGTCTTACTCCAGCGAGGTCCTCCTCACCCTGTCTTACTCCAGCGAGGTCCTCCTCATCCTGTCTTACTCCAGCGAGGTCCTCCTCACCCTGTCTTACTCCAGCGAGGTCCTCCTCACCCTGTCTTACTCTAGCGAGGTCCTCCTCACCCTGTCTTACTCCAGCGAGGTCCTCCTCATCCTGTCTTACTCCAGCGAGGTCCTCCTCACCCTGTCTTACTCCAGCGAGGTCCTCCTCATCCTGTCTTACTCCAGCGAGGTCCTCCTCACCCTGTCTTACTCCAGCGAGGTCCTCCTCATCCTGTCTTACTCTAGCGAGGTCCTCCTCAACATGCTTCCAACTGCAGCTGTGTGA